A genomic stretch from Nocardia wallacei includes:
- a CDS encoding ammonium transporter, translating into MAFPVIGEPNTGDTAWMLASSALVLLMTPGLAFFYGGMVRGKNVLNMIMMSISAMGLVTVLWSLYGFSLAFGDDKGNLFGDPAQYFGLKSVFGGSYLATTDPASPAAIPVAGTIPLSVFVAFQLMFAIITVALISGAVADRLKFGSWLLFAGVWATVVYFPVSHWVFSFDGITGEHGGWIANKLKAIDFAGGTAVHINAGIAGLVLAIVLGKRKGWPKTPMRPHNLPFVMLGAGLLWFGWYGFNAGSATASNGIAGATFVTTTIATAAAMLAWLVVEKIRDGKPTSLGAASGIVAGLVAITPSCSSVNVVGALAIGIVAGALCALAVGLKFRFGFDDSLDVVGVHLVGGLIGTLMVGLVATSEAPAGVEGLFYGGGFDQLGKQAVGAFAVLIFSGVVTAIIALAIKYTIGLRAGDEAEFRGMDESEHAETAYDFAAVGGTARTAVKEA; encoded by the coding sequence GTGGCGTTTCCCGTAATCGGTGAACCCAATACCGGCGACACCGCATGGATGCTGGCGAGCTCGGCACTCGTGCTGCTGATGACACCCGGCCTGGCCTTTTTCTACGGCGGCATGGTGCGCGGCAAGAACGTACTCAACATGATCATGATGAGTATCAGCGCGATGGGCCTGGTGACCGTTCTCTGGTCGCTCTACGGCTTCTCGCTGGCCTTCGGCGACGACAAGGGCAACCTGTTCGGCGATCCGGCCCAGTACTTCGGGCTGAAGTCGGTCTTCGGCGGCAGCTACCTGGCCACCACCGACCCCGCCTCGCCCGCCGCGATTCCGGTGGCCGGCACGATTCCGCTGTCGGTGTTCGTGGCCTTCCAGCTGATGTTCGCCATCATCACCGTCGCTCTCATCTCGGGTGCGGTCGCCGACCGCCTCAAGTTCGGCTCCTGGCTGCTGTTCGCGGGTGTGTGGGCCACGGTCGTCTATTTCCCGGTGTCGCACTGGGTGTTCTCCTTCGACGGCATCACCGGTGAGCACGGTGGCTGGATCGCCAACAAGCTGAAGGCGATCGACTTCGCGGGCGGCACCGCGGTGCACATCAACGCCGGTATCGCGGGCCTGGTGCTGGCGATCGTGCTCGGCAAGCGCAAGGGCTGGCCCAAGACCCCGATGCGCCCGCACAACCTCCCCTTCGTGATGCTCGGCGCCGGACTGCTGTGGTTCGGCTGGTACGGCTTCAACGCCGGGTCGGCGACCGCCTCCAACGGCATCGCGGGCGCCACCTTCGTGACCACGACCATCGCCACCGCGGCGGCCATGCTGGCCTGGCTGGTGGTGGAGAAGATCCGCGACGGCAAACCCACCTCGCTGGGCGCGGCCTCGGGCATCGTGGCCGGTCTGGTCGCCATCACCCCGTCGTGTTCCTCGGTCAACGTCGTGGGCGCCCTGGCCATCGGCATCGTCGCGGGCGCGCTGTGCGCCCTGGCGGTCGGCCTGAAGTTCCGGTTCGGGTTCGACGACTCGCTCGACGTGGTCGGCGTGCACCTGGTCGGCGGTCTGATCGGCACCCTGATGGTGGGCCTGGTCGCCACCTCCGAGGCGCCCGCGGGAGTCGAGGGCCTGTTCTACGGCGGCGGTTTCGATCAGCTGGGCAAGCAGGCCGTCGGCGCGTTCGCGGTGCTGATCTTCTCCGGTGTCGTCACCGCGATCATCGCGCTGGCGATCAAGTACACCATCGGCCTGCGCGCCGGCGACGAGGCCGAGTTCCGGGGCATGGACGAGTCGGAGCACGCGGAAACGGCATACGATTTCGCTGCTGTGGGTGGCACGGCACGTACCGCCGTCAAGGAGGCATGA
- a CDS encoding [protein-PII] uridylyltransferase produces the protein MPGGATDLVRARDQLLDGGDARRPRLDAESLRQALVDLHDLWLTTKGADLGITADSGLAVVAVGGLGRREMLPYSDLDLVLLHDDVDPKRVAEVADQLWYPLWDAHIKLDHSVRTVPQALRVASEDLTAALGMLEARHIVGDQELSNLLIGGVRREWRTGIRSRFGELVEQARVRWKRSGEIAHRAEPDLKNGRGGLRDIQLLDALAIAQLTDAMPGLGPDVPGGGLKQAHRRLLDVRTELHRVARRSRDQLRAQDADEIGAALRIGDRFDLARTLSDAARTVGYSVDVGLRTAGNALPRRGLARLRRVPVRRPLDEGVVEHAGEVVLARDARPQKDPGLILRVAAASAQTGLPMAATTLNRLSEDAPELREPWPREALNDLLVLLGAGRGTVDAVEALDRTGLWGRLFPEWGAVRDLPPRDPMHTWTVDRHLVETVAYASALGTRVSRPDLLLLGALLHDIGKGRVEDHSVVGAELATHIGRRLGLWPTDVRTVSAIVRYHLLLPETATKRDLDDPDTVRRVVDALDGDPQLLELLHTLAEADSLATGPGVWGDWKAALIGELVRRCRLVMAGEPLPQPDPIADELLEQAKSGGVHVQLVPGEGRYTHVVTVIAPDTPGLLSDAAGVLALHSLRVLSASLAGSDGIAIDRFVVTPMFGDPPDAGLLRQELIRAVKGDLNTGAMLAKKEREASVRIGPYAQAQPRVIWSDTAVPGQPLLQLRAEDRIGLLSRLAAALAAAGANVRWAKVVTMGSAVVDAFCLDLGDDDTPQRRTAIEAAVLAVVPQPEPKKPAETDSGANSGAIY, from the coding sequence ATGCCGGGCGGGGCAACGGATCTGGTGCGTGCCCGGGACCAACTGCTCGACGGCGGTGATGCCCGCCGGCCCCGCCTGGACGCCGAGTCGCTGCGCCAGGCCCTGGTGGATCTGCACGATCTGTGGCTCACCACCAAGGGCGCGGACCTCGGCATCACCGCCGACAGCGGTCTCGCGGTGGTCGCGGTCGGCGGCCTGGGGCGGCGGGAGATGCTGCCGTACTCCGATCTGGACCTGGTGCTGCTGCACGACGACGTGGACCCGAAGCGGGTCGCCGAGGTGGCCGATCAGCTGTGGTATCCGCTGTGGGACGCCCACATCAAGCTCGATCACAGCGTCCGCACGGTCCCGCAGGCGCTGCGGGTGGCGTCGGAGGATCTCACCGCCGCGCTCGGCATGCTCGAGGCCCGGCACATCGTCGGTGACCAGGAACTGAGCAACCTGCTGATCGGCGGGGTACGCCGGGAGTGGCGCACCGGAATCCGTTCGCGCTTCGGCGAATTGGTGGAGCAGGCGCGGGTGCGGTGGAAGCGCAGCGGCGAGATCGCCCATCGCGCGGAACCCGACCTGAAGAACGGCCGCGGCGGGCTGCGCGACATCCAGCTGCTGGACGCGCTGGCCATCGCCCAGCTGACCGACGCCATGCCCGGGCTCGGGCCGGACGTTCCCGGCGGCGGCCTGAAGCAGGCGCACCGGCGGCTGCTCGACGTGCGGACCGAACTGCACCGGGTGGCGCGCCGCTCTCGCGATCAGCTCCGCGCCCAGGACGCCGACGAGATCGGCGCCGCGCTGCGCATCGGTGACCGTTTCGATCTGGCCCGCACGCTCAGCGACGCCGCGCGCACGGTGGGCTACTCGGTCGACGTCGGGCTGCGCACCGCGGGCAACGCGCTGCCGCGTCGCGGACTCGCCCGGCTGCGCCGGGTGCCGGTGCGTCGACCACTCGATGAGGGGGTGGTCGAGCACGCCGGCGAGGTGGTGCTGGCCCGCGACGCGCGGCCGCAGAAGGACCCCGGCCTGATCCTGCGGGTGGCCGCCGCCTCGGCGCAGACCGGGCTGCCGATGGCGGCGACCACGCTCAACCGGCTGTCCGAGGACGCTCCCGAACTGCGCGAGCCGTGGCCGCGCGAGGCGCTCAATGATCTGCTGGTGCTGCTGGGCGCCGGGCGCGGCACCGTCGACGCGGTCGAGGCGCTGGACCGAACGGGCTTGTGGGGCAGGCTTTTTCCGGAGTGGGGCGCGGTGCGCGACCTGCCGCCGCGCGACCCGATGCACACCTGGACGGTGGATCGCCACCTCGTCGAGACCGTCGCCTATGCCAGCGCGCTCGGCACCCGGGTGTCCCGGCCCGATCTGCTGCTGCTGGGCGCGCTGCTGCACGACATCGGCAAGGGCCGGGTCGAGGACCACAGTGTCGTCGGCGCCGAACTGGCCACCCACATCGGCCGCCGGCTCGGGCTGTGGCCCACCGATGTGCGGACCGTGTCGGCGATCGTCCGCTACCACCTGCTGCTGCCGGAGACCGCGACCAAACGCGACCTCGATGATCCCGACACAGTGCGGCGCGTGGTCGACGCGCTCGACGGCGACCCGCAACTACTGGAACTGCTGCACACCCTCGCCGAGGCCGACTCGCTGGCCACTGGCCCGGGCGTGTGGGGCGACTGGAAGGCCGCGCTGATCGGGGAACTGGTCCGGCGCTGCCGCCTGGTGATGGCGGGAGAGCCACTGCCGCAACCGGATCCGATCGCCGACGAACTGCTGGAGCAGGCGAAGTCCGGCGGCGTGCACGTACAGCTGGTGCCCGGCGAGGGCCGCTACACCCACGTCGTCACCGTGATCGCGCCCGATACGCCGGGCCTGCTGTCCGACGCGGCCGGGGTGCTGGCGCTGCATTCGCTGCGGGTGCTCTCGGCGTCGCTCGCCGGTTCGGACGGAATCGCGATCGACCGGTTCGTGGTGACGCCGATGTTCGGCGATCCTCCGGACGCCGGCCTGCTGCGGCAGGAGCTGATCCGAGCCGTCAAGGGCGACCTGAACACCGGCGCGATGCTGGCGAAGAAGGAACGCGAGGCGAGCGTGCGAATCGGCCCGTACGCCCAGGCCCAGCCCCGGGTGATCTGGAGCGACACCGCCGTGCCCGGTCAGCCGCTGCTGCAGCTGCGCGCCGAGGACCGGATCGGGCTGCTCAGCCGATTGGCCGCGGCGCTGGCGGCCGCGGGAGCGAATGTGCGGTGGGCCAAGGTGGTCACGATGGGGTCGGCCGTGGTCGACGCCTTCTGCCTGGACCTGGGTGACGACGACACGCCCCAGCGGCGCACCGCGATCGAGGCCGCGGTGCTGGCGGTGGTTCCCCAGCCGGAACCGAAGAAACCGGCGGAAACGGACAGCGGCGCCAACTCCGGAGCGATTTACTGA
- the ftsY gene encoding signal recognition particle-docking protein FtsY — protein sequence MTAQAWILIAAIAAVLLVAFVSGFVLYRRRRVRLTPAAPERELTDRSGGYTASGGFNFSQGGAGTATPARPEPVPLERTDDEGQPHIGDDAAIPRDSARRTITDVRLPEPDTAATTEKTVGDDATAEDTTAAIEDTTATEGTAATEGTAATEGTAATEGTAAAEDTTATADTTATEGTAGAEGAAAATAGTAPATKETAPAAKDTAPATKETAPATDGTAAATPGTAPATEAAPPAAGTPTPAPQLEEIEPTAGRLTRLRGRLSRSQNAVGKSLLGLLGGGDLDEDSWEEIEDTLVMADLGTAVTGTIVGRLREELAARSVRTEEQARHVLRDVLVEALRPELDRSIRALPHADHPSILLVVGVNGTGKTTTTGKLARVLVADGRRVLLGAADTFRAAAADQLQTWGERVGAETVRGREGADPASVAFDAVSAGIDNGVDAVLVDTAGRLHTKTGLMDELGKVKRVVEKKAAVDEVLLVLDATVGQNGLTQARVFAEVVDITGVVLTKLDGTAKGGIVFQVQHELGVPVKLVGLGEGADDLAPFEPSAFVDALLG from the coding sequence GTGACTGCGCAAGCTTGGATTCTGATCGCCGCGATCGCCGCCGTGCTGCTGGTGGCGTTCGTGTCCGGATTCGTTCTGTACCGGCGTCGCCGGGTGCGGCTGACACCGGCCGCGCCCGAGCGGGAGCTGACCGACCGGTCGGGCGGGTACACGGCGTCCGGCGGATTCAACTTCAGTCAGGGTGGCGCGGGAACCGCGACGCCGGCCCGTCCGGAACCGGTACCGCTCGAGCGCACCGACGACGAGGGCCAGCCGCACATCGGGGACGACGCTGCCATCCCGCGCGATTCGGCGCGCCGCACCATCACCGACGTCCGCCTCCCCGAGCCGGACACCGCGGCCACCACCGAGAAGACCGTCGGCGACGATGCCACGGCCGAGGACACCACAGCCGCCATCGAGGACACGACGGCCACCGAGGGCACGGCGGCCACCGAGGGCACGGCGGCCACCGAGGGCACGGCGGCCACCGAGGGCACGGCGGCTGCCGAGGACACGACGGCCACAGCGGACACGACGGCCACCGAGGGCACGGCGGGTGCCGAAGGTGCCGCAGCCGCCACTGCGGGCACCGCGCCCGCCACCAAGGAGACGGCGCCCGCCGCCAAGGACACGGCGCCCGCCACCAAGGAGACGGCGCCCGCCACTGACGGCACGGCAGCCGCCACCCCGGGCACCGCGCCTGCCACCGAGGCTGCCCCGCCCGCCGCCGGAACCCCTACTCCCGCACCGCAACTGGAGGAGATCGAGCCCACGGCCGGACGCCTCACCCGGCTGCGTGGCCGCCTGTCCCGGTCGCAGAACGCGGTGGGCAAGAGCCTGCTGGGGCTGCTCGGGGGTGGTGATCTGGACGAGGACTCCTGGGAGGAGATCGAGGACACCCTGGTCATGGCCGACCTTGGCACGGCCGTCACCGGCACGATCGTGGGGCGGCTGCGGGAGGAGCTCGCCGCGCGCAGCGTCCGGACCGAGGAGCAGGCCCGCCACGTGCTGCGCGATGTGCTGGTCGAGGCGCTGCGCCCCGAGCTGGACCGGTCCATCCGCGCACTGCCGCATGCCGATCATCCGTCGATCCTGCTGGTCGTCGGCGTCAACGGCACCGGCAAGACCACCACCACGGGCAAGCTGGCCCGCGTCCTGGTCGCCGACGGCCGCCGTGTGCTGCTCGGCGCGGCCGACACCTTCCGCGCCGCCGCCGCCGACCAATTGCAGACCTGGGGCGAGCGGGTCGGCGCGGAGACCGTGCGCGGCCGCGAGGGTGCCGACCCGGCGTCGGTCGCCTTCGACGCGGTCAGCGCCGGAATCGACAACGGAGTCGACGCGGTGCTGGTCGACACCGCGGGTCGCCTGCACACCAAGACCGGTCTCATGGACGAGCTGGGCAAGGTCAAGCGGGTGGTGGAGAAGAAGGCCGCGGTCGACGAGGTGCTGCTGGTACTCGACGCGACCGTCGGTCAGAACGGCCTGACCCAGGCCCGGGTCTTCGCCGAGGTCGTCGACATCACCGGCGTGGTGCTGACCAAGCTGGACGGGACCGCGAAGGGCGGTATCGTCTTCCAGGTCCAGCACGAGCTCGGCGTGCCGGTCAAACTGGTCGGTTTGGGTGAGGGCGCCGATGACCTGGCTCCCTTCGAGCCCTCCGCCTTCGTGGACGCGTTGCTGGGCTGA
- a CDS encoding P-II family nitrogen regulator: protein MKLITAIVKPFTLEDVKSGLEQAGVLGMTVSEVQGYGRQKGHTEVYRGAEYSVDFVPKVRVEVVVDDASVEKVVEVIVEAARTGKIGDGKVWVTPVEAVIRVRTGERGADAL, encoded by the coding sequence ATGAAACTGATCACTGCAATCGTCAAACCGTTCACGCTCGAGGACGTGAAGAGCGGGTTGGAGCAGGCGGGTGTGCTGGGCATGACCGTCAGCGAGGTGCAGGGCTACGGACGGCAGAAGGGCCACACCGAGGTCTACCGGGGCGCCGAGTACTCCGTCGACTTCGTGCCGAAGGTCCGCGTCGAGGTGGTCGTGGACGATGCCTCCGTCGAGAAGGTCGTGGAGGTGATCGTCGAGGCCGCCCGCACCGGCAAGATCGGTGACGGCAAGGTCTGGGTCACCCCGGTCGAAGCGGTGATCCGCGTCCGCACCGGCGAACGCGGGGCCGACGCTCTGTAG